The Caldisalinibacter kiritimatiensis genomic interval AAGAGGAGTATATAGGCACTAAAGCTATTTCATGTGCATATGTAGAAAAATTAGATAACAATGAGGGGATAACGGTTGAAACATATAATATTAATTGGGTAACCAAAGAAATGTATATGAATGCTTTAGTTACCGCAGGTGTAAAGGATGCAAAAGTAAAGGTGGCAGCACCAGTTAGTGTTTCGGGAACAGCAGCATTAACAGGTATAATTAAAGCATTTGAAGATGTATCAGGAGTAAATGTAAGTAATAAAGAAAAGGAAGTAGCTAATGAGGAAATAGCTAAAACGGGGAAATTAGGAGAAGAAATAGGAAAACAAAATGCAAGTCAGCTTATTAAGGAAGTAAAAGAAGAAGTAGCTAGTAAGAATCTTAAAAATGAAGAAGAGATTAGAGAAATTGTAATAAAAGTAGCAGGACAACTAGATATAAACCTCAATTCTCAACAAATAGATGAGATAGTTATCTTAATGAAAAAAGTTTCTGAGCTTAATTTAGAGATAGGAGAAATAAAAACACAACTTAAAAATATATCGGATAAGTTAAATGAAATATCAGAGAATAGTAAAGAAGTAAAATCTTTATTACAGCGAATAATAGATTTTCTAAATAGATTGTTTGACAATATATCTACTTTAGTAAAAAATATAATAGAGGGATAGTAAAAGTGTATTATAATAAGGTATAACAGAAATTTTCTTGATACAATATAACATGTAGTATATAATATACAGGTATAAAAGGGAATTAGGAGGTCGTAGTATGTCTGAAGTTAGAGTGAGATTTGCACCTAGTCCGACAGGTTATTTACATATAGGTGGTTTAAGAACAGCACTTTATGATTATTTATTTGCTAAGAACAAAGGCGGTAAATACGTTTTAAGAATTGAAGATACAGATAGAACTAGATATGTAGAAGGAGCAATAGAAAATTTAATTCAAGCATTAGAATGGGCTGGCGTGAAACACGACGAGGGTGTTTTTATAGAAGATGGAAAGTTAGTACAAAAAGGTGAATATGGTCCATATATTCAGTCAGAAAGATTAGATATATACAAAAAGTATATTGAAGAACTTATAGAGAAAGGACATGCATATTATTGTTTCTGTTCTAAAGAAAGATTAGATAAGGTTAGAGAAGAACAAAAAGCTAAAGGTCTTGTTCCAAAGTATGATGGATATTGTAGAAGTATAGATATAGAAGAAGCTAAAAAGAGAATAGAAGCAGGAGAAGAATATACTGTAAGATTGAAACTACCTGCTAATAAGGAAATTAAATTCCACGATGCAATAAGAGGAGAAGTTACAATAAACACGAAAGATTTAGATGACCAGGTACTTATGAAATCAGATGGATTCCCAACATATCATTTTGCAGTAGTTGTAGACGACCATCTTATGAAAATAACTCATATTGTAAGAGGAGAAGAGTGGTTACCTTCAACGCCTAAGCACGTGTACTTATATGAAGCATTTGGATGGGAAAAACCAGAGTATATTCACTTACCTACAGTTTTAAATAAAAATAAGAAAAAACTTAGTAAAAGACACGGAGATGTAGCTGTATCTGATTTCAGAAAGAAAGGATACCTACCAGAAGCATTAGTTAACTATTTAGCATTAGTTGGATGGAGTCCAGAGGATAATCAAGAGATTTTCTCAATGAATGAATTAATAGACAAGTTTTCTTTTGATAGAGTTGCTAGAACTGGTGGAGTATTTGACAAAGGTAAGCTTAATTGGATTAATGGTCAATATATAAGAAATAGTAGTGTAGAAAGAATTACAGAATTAGCTATTCCACATTTAAAAGAAGCTGGTTATATAACAGAAGAAGATGTAAAGGAAAGATATGATTGGATAAAGACGATGGTATCAACAGTACAAGAGAGTTTATCATACGTCGGCGAAATAACTGAAAAAGTAGACTTTTATTTCAACGATGAAGTTAAGCTTGAGGACGAAAAGGCTGAAGAGGTTATAAAAGAAGAGCAAGTACCAGAATTACTAAAAGCCCTTAAAGAAGAATTGAATGATATTGAAGAAATAGATGAAGAATTTGCAAGTAGTATATTCAAGACATTAAAAAAGAAAACAGGAATAAAGGGAAGACAGTTATTTATGCCAATTAGAGTAGTTCTTACAGGGCAAGTACATGGACCAGAAATGGTTAATATAATCATGGTTTTAGGTAAAGAGAATATATTAAAACGTATAGAATATGTAGAAAATAATCTTTTATAGTAACTAATGGAAAAAAGCATGCATAGGATAATAATATGATTAAAATAACAGCTTAATATTTGATTAAAGGTAATGATAAGGAGAAGTAAATCTGCAACACTTACAGAGAGGGGCCTTTATTAGCTGAGAGAGGTTCTAAGTTCCTTGTAGATTGAAATGCACCTTTGAACCGTTTCCTGAAAAAGAAGTAGGGAGAACCGGCAGTTGCCGTTATCGCATTTAAAGTTGGGGTATTTTTACCCAAACAGAGTGGAACCGCGGATAAAGACCGTCTCTGTAATCAGAGATGGTCTTTTTATTTTTTATCCAAATATAATATAAAGGTATTTGGGGAGAGATAAATTATATGTTTAAGAATTTAAAAGAGGATATAAAAGCAATACTGGAAAGAGACCCGGCAGCTAAAAGTGTTTTAGAAGTTCTATTAAACTATCCTGGTTTACATGCTATTATGTTTTATAGAATATCTCATTGGTTTTATAACAGAAAATTATATACTATAGCTAGGATGATATCACATTTAGCTAGGTTTTTAACAGGTATAGAAATACACCCTGGTGCTAAAATAGGAAAGAGAGTGTTTATAGACCATGGTATGGGTGTAGTAATCGGAGAAACTGTTGAAATAGGTAATGATGTCACGATATATCAAGGAGTTACTTTGGGAGGAACAGGCAAGGAAAAAGGAAAAAGACATCCAACTATAGGGAACAATGTTTTAATAAGTACGGGGGCAAAAGTGTTAGGACCCTTTAAAGTTGGAGATAATTCAAAAATAGGAGCAGGTGCAGTTGTATTAAAGGAAGTGCCTCCAAATTGTACGGTGGTTGGAGTGCCAGGTAGAATTGTATTTAAGAAAAAAG includes:
- the cysE gene encoding serine O-acetyltransferase, giving the protein MFKNLKEDIKAILERDPAAKSVLEVLLNYPGLHAIMFYRISHWFYNRKLYTIARMISHLARFLTGIEIHPGAKIGKRVFIDHGMGVVIGETVEIGNDVTIYQGVTLGGTGKEKGKRHPTIGNNVLISTGAKVLGPFKVGDNSKIGAGAVVLKEVPPNCTVVGVPGRIVFKKKESIEQSKRYTDLDQVKLPDPIAQELECLRKKVVELEKYIYEKEGNYNETV
- a CDS encoding DUF1002 domain-containing protein, with the protein product MINKRSLYFFMIFMILFTTYNYCQENNVTVSLGEDLALQQRQQMLDLFNVDDKVRRVEVTNEEEREYLGKYIKEEYIGTKAISCAYVEKLDNNEGITVETYNINWVTKEMYMNALVTAGVKDAKVKVAAPVSVSGTAALTGIIKAFEDVSGVNVSNKEKEVANEEIAKTGKLGEEIGKQNASQLIKEVKEEVASKNLKNEEEIREIVIKVAGQLDINLNSQQIDEIVILMKKVSELNLEIGEIKTQLKNISDKLNEISENSKEVKSLLQRIIDFLNRLFDNISTLVKNIIEG
- the gltX gene encoding glutamate--tRNA ligase, with translation MSEVRVRFAPSPTGYLHIGGLRTALYDYLFAKNKGGKYVLRIEDTDRTRYVEGAIENLIQALEWAGVKHDEGVFIEDGKLVQKGEYGPYIQSERLDIYKKYIEELIEKGHAYYCFCSKERLDKVREEQKAKGLVPKYDGYCRSIDIEEAKKRIEAGEEYTVRLKLPANKEIKFHDAIRGEVTINTKDLDDQVLMKSDGFPTYHFAVVVDDHLMKITHIVRGEEWLPSTPKHVYLYEAFGWEKPEYIHLPTVLNKNKKKLSKRHGDVAVSDFRKKGYLPEALVNYLALVGWSPEDNQEIFSMNELIDKFSFDRVARTGGVFDKGKLNWINGQYIRNSSVERITELAIPHLKEAGYITEEDVKERYDWIKTMVSTVQESLSYVGEITEKVDFYFNDEVKLEDEKAEEVIKEEQVPELLKALKEELNDIEEIDEEFASSIFKTLKKKTGIKGRQLFMPIRVVLTGQVHGPEMVNIIMVLGKENILKRIEYVENNLL